CTCGACGACTTGATCAAGGCTGGCAAGGTGCGTGCTGACTCGCGCGTCGATCTGGCCGACTCGCGCATCGGCGTCGTGGTCAAAGCCGGTGACACGGTGCCCGACGTCAGCACACCGGAGAAGCTCAAGGCAGCGCTGCTGGCGGCCAAATCGGTCGCGTACTCGGACAGCGCGAGCGGTGTGTACGTCGAGCGCGAACTGTTCAAGAAACTGGGCATTACCGAGCAGATGCAAGGCAAGGCGGTGATGGTGCAGAAGACGCCAGTGGCTGAAAAGGTTGCAGCGGGCGATTACGCATTGGGTCTGCAACAGGTCAGCGAATTGCTGCCGGTCAAGGGCATCGCCTTCGCGGGCAAGATCCCCGAGTCGCTGCAATCGGTCACGCGCTTCGCCGGTGGTGTGCCCGTGAGCGCATCGCATCCGGAAGAAGGCGCGAAACTGCTGAAGTATATGGCGGCACCGTCCGTGGCCAAAGATGTTGAATCGACCGGTCTCGATCCGCTGACGCACTGATTCGGCGGTTGCTTAGCAGGAACGCCAACGCGGCCCGATGAACGTCGGGCCGCGTTTTTTTCTGCCTCCGACGTCGCTGTGGAGTCGCTGTGGAGTCGCTGTGGATGAGCGATTCCCGATGCCGAATATGTGAAATAATTTTTCCGCTTCGGTATCGGGCCGGGATTGGCCGACAATGACGCATCAGATCGAGACGTCGCACCGGACGACGTCGATACCATCGATAACATCAATCGCGAGGAGAGAGACATGGCCGCCGTGCCGAACCTGAACGACATCGTCGCGCTCGACGCGCTGGCGCTGTCCGACGCCATTCACCGTCGTCGCGTGTCCTGCCGCGAGGTCATGCAGGCGTATCTCGCGCACATCGCGCAGTACAACCCCGAGGTCAACGCCATCGTGTCGCTGCGCGACGCGCAGACGTTGCTGGCCGAAGCCGATGCGCGCGACCGTCAACTGGCCAGTGGCGAATCGCTCGGCTGGATGCACGGTATGCCGCATGCGGTGAAGGACATCGCGTCGTGCGCCGGATTGCCCACGCGAAAGGGGTCGCCGTTGACATCCGAGGCTCCGGACACGCAGGACAGCATCAGCGTGTCGCGCATTCGCGCGGCCGGGGCCATCTTCATCGGCAAGACGAACGTCTCCGAGTTCGGACTCGGTTCGCACAGCTACAACCCTGTTTTCGGCACCACGGGCAACGCTTACGACCCCACGCGCATTGCCGGTGGCAGCAGCGGCGGCGCAGGCAGCGCACTGGCGCTGCGCCTGTTGCCGGTGGCCGACGGGAGCGACTTCATGGGCTCGCTACGCAATCCGGCGGCGTTCGGCAACGTCTACGGCTTCCGGCCGTCGCAAGGCCGTGTGCCGTACGGTCCGGCACCTGAAGTCTTTGTGCAGCAAATGAGCACCGAAGGACCGATGGGACGCACGGTCGCCGACGTCGCGAAACTACTCGACACGCAGTCCGGCTACGACAAGCGCAGCCCGCTGTCGATTGCGAACGGTGCGTCCCACTTCGCCGGTGCCTTGCAGCGTGATGTCAAGGGACTGAAGCTCGGCTGGCTCGGTGACTACGGTGGCTATCTGCCGATGGAAGACGGCGTGATGGCGCTGTGCGAGGCGTCGCTTAAGGATTTCAGCGCGATGGGATGCGAGGTCGAGGCGTGCGCGCCAGACTTTGCGCCCGACCGGCTTTGGCAGACGTGGCTCACGCTGCGTCACTGGATGGTGAACGGCTCGCTCGGTGAGATGTACGCGGATCCGGCGCGTCGCGAGAAGCTCAAGCCGGAAGCGCGATGGGAAGTGGAAGGTGGAGAAACGTTGCGTGCGGCCGACGTGTTTCGCGCGTCCATCGATCGCAGCGAATGGTACCGGTCGCTGGCGCGTCTGTTCGAGCGTTACGACTTTCTGCTGTTGCCGTCGGCGCAGGTGTTCCCGTTCGACGCGAAAACGCACTGGCCTTCCGAGGTCGCAGGCAAGCCGATGGACACCTATCACCGCTGGATGGAAGTCGTGATCGGGCCGACGCTGGCAGGCTTGCCTGCGATCAGCGTGCCGGTCGGGTTCGACGCACGTGGGCTGCCGATGGGCTTGCAGATTATCGGCCCGGCGCAGGCCGATCTTGCGGTGCTCCAACTCGCGCATGCACACGAGCAGCAGACGCAGTGGGTGCAGCGTCGTTTGCCGCCGATGCTGGCGGGGCGCTGACACGTCGCGCAGCGCCGATCTGCGCAACACCGCGCAGGCAACGTCTTATCTCGGACGCGACGCCTGCGCGCGCGCCCGCAGCGGCTTGAGCAAGTCGCCGAGCGCGTTATGGTCGATTTCGTGCATCAGCGCGAGCAGACGGCCGATCTCATTGGGGGGAAAGCCTTCGCGGGCGAACCAACTGAGGTAGTTGCCCGGCAGGTCGGCGATCATCGTGCCCTTGTGCTTGCCGTAGGGCATGGGCGTGGTTGCGAGGCGCATCAGCGCGTCGGCATCGAAATTAAGCATGAGCGCAGGTATAGCTCAAACCCGCGACGTCAGCAACTGCCACCCCCCCCGCACCGAAGACGACCGCCAGACAGCCGTCGAGCCAGCGGCGGATTCTGAGGTACACACGCCGCGCGGTTTGCGTCGAGAACAGCATCGCGTAGCCGCAGAAGATCATCAGTCCGAGCGCCGCGCAGCCGGGCACGACGGCCACCGGCATGCTCCCGTCCGGCCCCGACGACAGCGCGACCACGGACATCCACCCCAGCACCGCCTTCGGATTGGTGAGATGCAGCAGCGTGCCGCGCACATAGAGGCGCTTGAGGGACAACACCCCATTGCCGTCCGTCGGCACGAACGTCGCAGTCTTTGACGGACGCAGCGCTGCACGCCCCGACTTGAACGCCAGCCATAGCAGATACGCACCGCCGAAGAGCTTGAGCGCGACGAGGAACTGCGCGTAGGCAAGCAGCGTCGCCGAGATCCCGAGCATGGCGACCGTGGCCCAGAACAACGAGCCTGACATGACGCCCAGTGCGAACGTGAGCGCCGGACGGCGTCCATGGTTGGCGGCGATGGACATGATCGCGAGATCGCTCGGGCCGGGACTCGCGGCGTTGACGAAGTACGCCGTGAAGGCCACCAGAAGATGGGCGGAGAGCGCGGTGCTGACGATCATGGCGGACCTTGGGCCCGCTGACCGATACCCCGGTGAGGGGCAAGCCGACGGGCAATCTGACGGGGAATCGTCAGAGTGTCGCGGCGCACCTCGCCTCGCGCCATAGACAGTTCGCGTGATTTCTACCGAGCCAGTTGCCGATGGGGCCGCCCGACGCCCATCCGCTTAAGCGTTGCGCCTCATCACGCCTCACACGTCACACCTTGATGGGGAAGCGCCGGTCGAAGGTCGGCCGGACGTCGAGCGGCTGACGCAGCAACCCGACCTGCGCGTAGAAGTCTGCCGTGCGTTGCTGCTCGGCGACGAGCGCGTCGTCGATGTTGCGCCACTTCGTTGCGCGCCGCGAGAACTGGAGCTTGGCCGCTTCGACGGGAATGCCGATGATGCGCGCCATTGCGGCCGAGAACGCGTCGACATGCTGGTACGACCAGACTTGCGCACGCACCACGCGGGCCAGAAAGTCGCGCAGTACTTCCTGTTTAGCCGCGATGGCGGCGTCAGTTGCGGCGAGATAGCTCAGCCCCGACCAGAGTCCCCGACCGTTCACCAGCACCCGTGCCCGACCGGTCGTCTCGGCGACGGCCGTATAGGGCTCCCACGTGGCCCAGGCGTCGACCGAGCCGCTCGCGAGTGCGGTGATCGTATCGGCCGGGGGGAGGAAGCGGAAGTTGACGTCGCCCGGCGCGAGCCCCGCCGCCGTGATCGCCTTGAGCGTGACGAAGTGCCCGATGGAGCCGCGCGTCGTGCCGATGTTCTTGCCTTTGAGGTCGGCGGCGGTGCGCAGCGTCGCGTCGGGGCGCACGAGTACGGCGGTGCCGAAAGCGTCCGAACGATTCGCGCCGATGATCTTGATGGCCGCACCGGCGGACAGCGCGAAGATCACCGGAGCGTCGCCGATCGGTCCGCAATCGACTGCACCGGCGTTGAGCGCTTCGGCCAGCGGCGCAGCGGCGGGGAATTCCGTCCACTGGATGTCATACGGCAACTGCTTCAGTTCGTCGGCTGCTTCGAGCAGCGCGCGCAGTCCACCTTTCTGGTCGCCCGCCTTGAGGACAGGGCGTCCCGATTGAGCGAACGAGGTGCCCGGGAGCGCGAGCGTGGTCAGCGCACCGGCGGCGCTGGAAGTCGTGACGTACTGAAGGAAACGGCGTCGGGAAATCGTCATGATGAAAGCCTGAGGTGGATCGGAAGGGTCTTGAGGTTGAGGTGTTGTGATCGTGTGTCAGTGCACGAAGCCGCCTTTGACGAAGCGCACCGGGTCGTCGTCCATCTCGCGGAGCGTGGCGGTGAGCGGGTCGCGTGCAGACGATTTTTCGCCGTCCTGCAGCGAGGTCGACGTTGTGCACATCAGGCCGCCGTCTGCCCAGCCGCGACGTCCTGCCGGGGCGAGCGCGCGCAGCCAGCCATCGCGATCCACCAGCCACTCGGTGCCCGCAAGACCGGAGGCCGACGCACCTGCGATCTGCGCGAAGACTTGCCACGCTTCGCGCGCATCGGCAACACAGTCCGCACGGGGGCCGAACAGCGGCGTGACGTCGCCCGGGGTGCGCTGCGTCGTCACTGTGGCCACGGTAGCCACCTTGCGCACGGGCGCAGCCGCCGGTCCCGCCGCCGAAGCATCGTCGCGCCGGATCAGTAGCGTGAGGAATCGTGGGTCTTCGAATGGCGGGGGATGGGCTGCGTCGACCGCCACTACGCGAACGCGCTGATTGCCACGCCATGCGTCCAGCGCACGGTCGGGACGACCCGTGCATTTCACGGCGACCGACGGCAGCGCAATCGGCACGGGCCAGCTACCCCCGGCGGCCATGCCTGCCGACGCAGACAACACGCGCATGTAATCGAGGGCGGCCCATACTTCGCGGTCGCTCAGGCGGCCGAGGAAGCCGGGCATGGTGACGCCCTGATCGTCGCGCATGCCGTACAGCACGTGCCAGAACAGTTCTCCGTCGGCGCGACGGCTCAGCAACGCACTCGCCATCGTGGGCGGCCAGCGCCTGAGCGTGGCGGCGAGCGGCCCCTCGCCGCGTCCATCCGTGCCGTGGCAGGCGGCGCATTGCACCGCATAGATACGTGCGCCGCGCGCGATGCTCTCGACGGTGAAGCCCGTCGGACTCGTATGAAAGCTGGTCGGCACGGCAGCGGTCAGCCACAACTGAGGCGATGGCCACGGCGCGAGGACGAGCGCACCGATGGCCGCCGCCGTCAGCCAACGCCACGCACGTCGCCAGCACACGGCGAGCAACAGGCAGACGATGGCGAACGCGATTGCCGCGAGCATCCATGCGAACTGTCGGGCGAGTGCGACGTCGATGACGAGGTTCTCACCCGCGATGCGCTGCGCCCACGGCCACGCGGGTGCGCCGTGCGAATCGTCGGTGATGCCGAGCGCATAGAGCGCGCTCAGCCACGTCGATTGCACGAACTGCAAGGCTTGCAGCAATGCATTGAGCCAGAGATGGGAAGGCGGCGAGGTCATCGGTGCAGAGGCGACTTCAACGACATCGCAGTACGGCGAGCCCATCGGCGAACGACAGCACCCAATTCAGAATTACCAGCTTGCATCGAGCCCCAGATGTCGGAGCGCTTCGTGGCGCAGTTCGGTGATTCGTGCATCGCCGCGATGACGCGGATAGGGCAGATCCACATGCAGCTCCGCCACGATCTTTGCCGGGCGCGGGCTGAACACGATCACGCGTTGCGCGAGGAACAGTGCCTCCTCTACGTCGTGCGTGACGAGTAGCGCAGAGAACCCTGCGCGCTGCCACAACTCGACGAGTTCGCTCTGCATCGCCAGCCGC
This window of the Pandoraea sputorum genome carries:
- a CDS encoding substrate-binding domain-containing protein, with the translated sequence MKAISTRRLLRALGAGIVLTATLAAAPASAENLNVMNSGGFTAAYKLLLPKFEAASGDHVDTAWGPSMGRAPEAIPNRLARGESADVVIMVGYALDDLIKAGKVRADSRVDLADSRIGVVVKAGDTVPDVSTPEKLKAALLAAKSVAYSDSASGVYVERELFKKLGITEQMQGKAVMVQKTPVAEKVAAGDYALGLQQVSELLPVKGIAFAGKIPESLQSVTRFAGGVPVSASHPEEGAKLLKYMAAPSVAKDVESTGLDPLTH
- a CDS encoding amidase yields the protein MAAVPNLNDIVALDALALSDAIHRRRVSCREVMQAYLAHIAQYNPEVNAIVSLRDAQTLLAEADARDRQLASGESLGWMHGMPHAVKDIASCAGLPTRKGSPLTSEAPDTQDSISVSRIRAAGAIFIGKTNVSEFGLGSHSYNPVFGTTGNAYDPTRIAGGSSGGAGSALALRLLPVADGSDFMGSLRNPAAFGNVYGFRPSQGRVPYGPAPEVFVQQMSTEGPMGRTVADVAKLLDTQSGYDKRSPLSIANGASHFAGALQRDVKGLKLGWLGDYGGYLPMEDGVMALCEASLKDFSAMGCEVEACAPDFAPDRLWQTWLTLRHWMVNGSLGEMYADPARREKLKPEARWEVEGGETLRAADVFRASIDRSEWYRSLARLFERYDFLLLPSAQVFPFDAKTHWPSEVAGKPMDTYHRWMEVVIGPTLAGLPAISVPVGFDARGLPMGLQIIGPAQADLAVLQLAHAHEQQTQWVQRRLPPMLAGR
- a CDS encoding DUF3820 family protein; translation: MLNFDADALMRLATTPMPYGKHKGTMIADLPGNYLSWFAREGFPPNEIGRLLALMHEIDHNALGDLLKPLRARAQASRPR
- a CDS encoding LysE family translocator; this encodes MIVSTALSAHLLVAFTAYFVNAASPGPSDLAIMSIAANHGRRPALTFALGVMSGSLFWATVAMLGISATLLAYAQFLVALKLFGGAYLLWLAFKSGRAALRPSKTATFVPTDGNGVLSLKRLYVRGTLLHLTNPKAVLGWMSVVALSSGPDGSMPVAVVPGCAALGLMIFCGYAMLFSTQTARRVYLRIRRWLDGCLAVVFGAGGVAVADVAGLSYTCAHA
- a CDS encoding ABC transporter substrate-binding protein, with amino-acid sequence MTISRRRFLQYVTTSSAAGALTTLALPGTSFAQSGRPVLKAGDQKGGLRALLEAADELKQLPYDIQWTEFPAAAPLAEALNAGAVDCGPIGDAPVIFALSAGAAIKIIGANRSDAFGTAVLVRPDATLRTAADLKGKNIGTTRGSIGHFVTLKAITAAGLAPGDVNFRFLPPADTITALASGSVDAWATWEPYTAVAETTGRARVLVNGRGLWSGLSYLAATDAAIAAKQEVLRDFLARVVRAQVWSYQHVDAFSAAMARIIGIPVEAAKLQFSRRATKWRNIDDALVAEQQRTADFYAQVGLLRQPLDVRPTFDRRFPIKV
- a CDS encoding c-type cytochrome, whose translation is MTSPPSHLWLNALLQALQFVQSTWLSALYALGITDDSHGAPAWPWAQRIAGENLVIDVALARQFAWMLAAIAFAIVCLLLAVCWRRAWRWLTAAAIGALVLAPWPSPQLWLTAAVPTSFHTSPTGFTVESIARGARIYAVQCAACHGTDGRGEGPLAATLRRWPPTMASALLSRRADGELFWHVLYGMRDDQGVTMPGFLGRLSDREVWAALDYMRVLSASAGMAAGGSWPVPIALPSVAVKCTGRPDRALDAWRGNQRVRVVAVDAAHPPPFEDPRFLTLLIRRDDASAAGPAAAPVRKVATVATVTTQRTPGDVTPLFGPRADCVADAREAWQVFAQIAGASASGLAGTEWLVDRDGWLRALAPAGRRGWADGGLMCTTSTSLQDGEKSSARDPLTATLREMDDDPVRFVKGGFVH